The Vanacampus margaritifer isolate UIUO_Vmar chromosome 16, RoL_Vmar_1.0, whole genome shotgun sequence genome includes the window GACATATAAAGTAACAATACttgcaagtgtttttttattctttaccctctgcaaaaaaaaaaaaaaaaagattaataatacTACAACTTACTGCGACTGCCATGGAAGGAGCAGTACGATATCCgctgaattgaagcaaaaatgagtctaaaactgttgtttgtttttacattctgtTTAAGTGCTATTTGATGAGGTTATAACTGATTAATTGCAATTCTATTCAATTCAatgaggaaagatgatttgagtgaCTCACGGTATATCTCAAGGTGTACCACTGTACTTTtgatagagatttttttttctcattttttcctCAGCATGATGCATTCAGGGtgtgtggataaaaaaaataaaaaaaagcactcaTGGCATCCCTGGAGCGGGCACTTGAACGTGCGTGTGTTTTCAGTGCGGTGTTTCTTCTGGCCATTTCACGCCCATGTGCCATCGAGGTCTCCACGTACTTTAAAaagataattgaaaaaaaaaaggattaaaaaaaaaaaagagagaggaaagcaccaagttatttttttatcttagcaCTGAGGACCAACAACTTTGCCCCGTTCGGACCAAGCGTAACAATTCTTGTTTTCTTATTGGTtatgttctttctttttctcctcctccattTTGGTGGCAGCGCAAGTGCCAGTCAAGAAGTCACTCTGTATTATTAAGAAATCTAAAGACgatagtgtttttattttttttccttttattattattattattattatgatgatgatgatttgaaTTGTTATAGTTTTTGTCTACCTCAGCACCTAATCTTAGCCTAATCTTAGAAGGtgcccaattattattattttttaattgtttttcttttatttctgttctcgttgtattttttgttcttaTTGAAATTTGCATTAgagctttgcaaaaaaaaataaaattaaaggtCCTTTGTCTTTTCCAGCGACAATGTGcgaaattttcttttctttttctcacaACTCCCCGCTGTGGCAATATGTTTTCATATGTCTCGCCACCGCTTGTTAATACAGAGTTATGTTGTTATTTTGGGGTTTATTTCCATGTAAAATCAGACACATATCTTTGTAACATTTCAGTGTTCTCTAATggagtgtggaaaaaaataatgaaatttaaaaaaaataatgctgcaGGTCCTTCCATGTTGTCACTAAAGTTGTCAATGTTGTGCCTTTTTGAtcgtggaaaaaaatattaaaggagtttttgttttgtttttgatttcacaTCCTACTAACAGTATATTGTCTTTTTGTAGTggattgattttgtttgtttgtttgtttttttatttatgggttTCATTATAAAAATCAATTGTACACACAGGAAATAAACAATGGACTTTATGTCAGTTGTCTTAGCACTCTTGCTGGCTTTATTTCCTTAATTTTACAACAACcactatttttaattatctcCACACTCTTTCCTACTAATCACAATTACAATAGTAAATGCAATCTTTTTTTCCACACGcatgtattttataaatatgtAGGAGTCACTTTTAGtcttccaaaaatacaataaaaactcaaaattgtatttgcaaatgtaaaaatacttgatttgtcttttttttaaaagtacataTCTGAGCTCAAATAGATGAACTGGTCAACAACTAATCAATCTTTTAAAACGAGTAAAGTAAAAGTCACTAGTGGTACACAGGCTCCCTGCTCTAGTATATAATAAACAATCATTGAACTGACGCCAGTTCCTTTGTCTTTAATGTTTGTcagatacattttaatttaatctttAAAACTGTCATTTCATTTAGCTAacatttccatttaactttgagaagcaatacattttattgaagCAATAATTGTGTTTATCAAATATTATACAGTAAAACCTTTATTTTGAATATGTAGGCATTATTTACTACTGTATATTAAAGTTAATCATGATGGCAGTACAcgaggcttttttttgtgtgtgtgggggggggcgtACTGTAATATTTATGTTAGCAGTACTTTACCTAACATCTCAATTTGATTAACTAATCAATTATAAGTTAAAAGCTGACagctaatctttttttaatgttttatactAACCAAAATACAGGtcagaagatttaaaaaaaaaaatcatattaaattaatgtttttCTACATTTATGTACGCGCATGCGCAGACTACAACAAGCGCGCCTGTGGTGTAGAAGCGACGAACTGGAAAATGGCGTCACCTGCGGGAGAAAAAGGGAAAGGAAAACTACCCACTTCGTTCTGTTGATTTATAACATTTTCTCTACAATGGGAACCGCTTGACAAGTCAGTCATGTAAGTTATACTACTTTATTATTGTCATTCTTATGTCTTCTTTGTTCCTCGGCAACTATGCTAGCTAACGTTTGCTCGTACTGCTTAGCTAGTTAGCATCGAGCTAGGACGTTATTTTTATAACACTGTAGGCTTCGGTGACCCAGCAGACCCATTTTAGCATTTATTCTTGGcgttatttggaaaaaaatatagtgtGGCCTAATGTGGCATTTCGGAATCTTTTAATTCAGGTAAAATAACCTGTACCTTTCTGAAAATGTAGAAGTATATTACAATGTATCacctttaattaattaattaaaataaattatagctAGTCTTATTTTCACTTCACACTGTAAATGTCAATTTTCAAAAGCTAGTTTCCCCGACTGGATTATGCCTTAGTTTATCTGCTTATACCCAACCAGCTTGGAAACTTTTTGGGTTTGATGTGCTTTACACCTACAGCAAGTGTGTTTCCCCCAGCAAATCAGGTactcttggaaaaaaatattccgttTTAAACTTGTATTTCAATCCATAATAAATGATTATATAAATTATTCAACAATTTAGTATTATAAAGTGAGCTGTCAAACTGCTGTTCCATACATCATTTGTCAAGGATGAAAGTTTTGACAAGTTGTCAGTATTAAAAAGTGATAGCTGTTCACCCGCTGGCTGCCTTAAATCAAAGCTGTCCGCTTGTCATTTGCTTGGCATGTCGCGTTTTGTTCGTTTGAGGTGGTTTTGACAGGAAGTGAGGGAAGAGTTGCTTAAAAGGTGTTCACCACTCATACTTTGATGTTATTGTAGCTGATGAGGAAGGAAGGACCGAAGGGGCACTGGAGTCTGCGTCATTCAACGTCTTGAGGTCAGCCATCACCAGCCTTTTGTCAGCTGGACCTTTGACCCACATTCTTAGGGTGACTTCACTGGTAAATGTACCATTTGTTTATAATACCAAACTTTTTCCTGAAATAAGCAATGTTTTAAAAGCaggtgttttcttttcataattcAAAACAGTTCCCATGTGGCCTAATAACATACGTGACGtggtttttgtcaaattttcttGTCAGGCTAAGTAGCCCATCATCTATTGCTGGGTCATTGGTAAGTCTGGCATTTGTTATCATTACAACCAGAAGGCGGAGCTTTGTAACTAGAGTCACTTCTGCTTGCAGGAGCACAGCCCAAAGTGTAAGGGGGGGCTAGTGCTCAGCCTCATAATAACTATaaaagtacagtggtaccttgacttagtAATTCAATTTATACTACAACCAGCTCGTAGCTCaaagtatgtgtatatgtaatcAATATTCCACATTGAACTTTATTTCTGAGTctgttgtttgtgtatttttttgtggggagTAATGTCGCTTAGGTTTACTTTGTAGGCATTTTTATGTGGAAATGACATGTCATGTTTTCAATTGTGTAAAGACACATACTACACactcaattcaatttaattcatttaaagtcatttgaacaaaatcattttcaacactCCTAATTGAATACAATGATCAGTGAGCCAGCCAGCCCAGTTTCTCATACATTTTGAAGGGCTTCAATGTAGTAGTCCACAGCGCCGCTTTGTGGCTGTGTGGGAGAACTACAACATTTTCAGCAGGGTGGCGTGATAAAGCTTCTTGTAAAGTCTTCACATGGCTAGAGCATTGAATTAATCACATAGAGATTTATAATGTGCCAGTTTATACTTAAACTTGTGTGGGGAAATTTATTGAACATTGAGATTTTATAAATGAGTGACAAGTGGACAAATACACACTGTAAAATCACATTATTATAGACATTACGTTTTTTACACTACTCTggtaaattttgtttttacagtttgtACATACATAAATTAATCACCAGTTTAATAATTGTGAAGTGATGCTGTACAGTCTTGGTATCATTTCACATATTGGCGCTGACCCTAATGACATGACGTAAATAATgtgatgcattttttatttttattttttatgtctgaCACCGTTGAATAATCAAACATTTCAGTTAATTGTTGTTACTTTTGCTGTTTATAGCTTATAAGCAAATCATATTAATAAGTACATGAAATAGCGAGGCCTTATGTCTGTGGGCATCCCAAAGCCGGACAAAAGCATCGCACCTCATGAAACTTGTCAAATCTGTCTTACGTTTTAGCTTCATATTTGGTCTAGCAAACTGACTGTGCCTACATGGACTTGCCACCTCTTGCAAGTGTCCCCAAACTTGAACAGACTGCATTTCCAACTTTCCACGGAGCGACCTTAACCTTTCTATGTCAGGCCTCAGGCCACCTGCCACACAGACCACAGCGTGCCCAGCGTGATGCTGTAGGCCACCACGGCCACCAGGTAGACCCTGAAGAGCAGCACGTCCAGAACGTAGCCCACTTGTAGCCATTCCTTGGCCACCTCGTTGCCGCGGTCCCGTTTCTCAAGGAAGTTGCGTATCGCCGTCACCTCCTGCAGGATGTTGCTCACGACGGGTGGCGATGGGTCCCTGGAAGGCGGCAAGCCTCGTCCCAGCAGGGTGGCCTCCCTCTCGTGCTGCCGGCCAATCTCACAGGTGTGATGGAGCGGACACTGGACTAATGAGGATAAAGATAGATGCAGCTCAGTCGCTGGCTAGCAGAGATCTTTGCTAGTAGAGCCCGACCAATTAATCGACCGAtaattgcccttcaaacatttgccaaaacaatcagccaattgggccaaatcaCCAATTATTTTCCCCTTCAAACGTTATAAttgaagaaaaccgaagtttacgacgctgtgaaagtaacctgaatgcaccattttgcattcgtagcattagcaactagcaagtgtgtagcgtaggttattctgttgtccctaagcgtcctttgagctttttaatgacaccccagttggagttaattgtaaaactaaacacacaacaataaaaatgacatccactgtataatacaaaacatgctttgtttttaaaacctcgctagcgctaatgctaaaagaaGCTTgcatcaacttcgggagtgTGAACTGAGAGTGGCTGTCTATCTCTGTCCCCTGCAACTTACTGATGAGAGGCTAAGCAGtgtataaaatggatggatgagctaATTACTGAATGCAAACCGAACCGTAACCTTAAATCTAAGGTACGTTACCAAACCAGGATTTTTTTTGACGCCAGAAGCTCACCAGCCCCATAGTTGTTGTCCTTGTAGTCGTCCATATCTGAGCCCTGCGAGGACAGTCTGGAGCACAGCCGGTGCTTCTTGTGGATGCAGAAGAGGGCCGGAGCTCTCTCCAGAATCAGATACCTCAGCCAGTGGGGCACGGGGGGCTGCAGATCCTGCTTGTGTACCAGACGCACGATCAACACCGTTTCCGTCAGGCTGATCACCAGGAGGGCCATGCAGACTACGAAATACACGCCTACGGCACAGAGACCAAATGGAGTCAGTGAAACAGACCTGGACACACGGGTAGTCAGTCGTCACTCACCTATTAGTGGTGTTCCAATGGCGGTGGCGGGCAGAGTGTCGGATACGATGATGAGGAAGACAGAGTATCCCAGCAGCAAGGTTATCTTGAAAGAAACTCTCTCGCCGCTGTCAGGGGGTAGATAGAAGCCCACGATGTCCATCACCATCAGGAAGATGCTGGGCAGCAACAGGTTGACCGTGTAGAATAACGGCCGCCGACGGATCACCACCTGTTGAcattatttgactttatttaaatGAGCAACTAGGCTCTTTTTGTGATGTATACACCTGACTGCAAGAATATCTAAAACATTAGTTTTCTACACAGTGTTTCTGGAGattcaaacaaacatttcattttagtAACAAAATGTGTCTTGATAACGGGTAACGGTTGCTCCACTTCCACCCTAAACTTATCAGCTTGAGCAGAAGGCTGCGATGCCGCACTTTTTCTAATTAACTTAAATACAGTGACAATGTTTTCTTGATGGTTTAACGTGTTTAATAAAGTCAAATTATTTGAAAGTTCCCCCCTGCGTTGTTCAGTCTTCCAAGCCTGGATAAAAGGAAATACAACTTTATAGTAACACACCGGATGTTTTTTCCCGGTGAGGCCACAGTTGCACCCATTCGACCACAAGATGGCTCAAGGCGGAGTCGGCAGTGTAACCACTGGTGGGCCGTCTTAGGATAAGGGACTGCCTTGGTTCGTTGTGCCGTAGTCTGCGGTAAATTGAATGATTTACTCACTTACATACTCTGAACTCGCTGAATTCTTGACAGATTTAAAAACAGATTGGATTGGATTATAGACCTTATTAAAATGGTTATGATTCAGGCTGGATTTTTAAatcactgttttttgtttttgcggcATAGTTTATGCCAtctcttgtcaacaaaaatgaaaatgggtTGAGAATTTTGGAGTGTTGAGCATTCTACACCTATTTCAAATTCCGTAGTCCTTTGACTGTAATGTTATGTAATGAGTAGGAAAGCAGCCCTgtagcaagatggccgccctgtggttACATTTACTCCCAATTGTCTCACAGCGTGGACGAGCCAGCTAGCGTTTTGTACATATCTAGGGTTGAATTTGACCAACTCACATGAAACTTCATCTCGGCGTAGTAATCGTCGTTGTCCACGCTGAAGATTTTGTAGTTGGACAGGATGTGCAGCAGCTCCCACTCTCCTTGGTTCATGAAAACACTCTTGTCCTCCCTCAGCTCCTCAGGGCTGCGCATCAACGTGATGTTGATGTCATCAACTGCCGATCGAACACAATGTCAGGAGCAGCGTGAGACCGTCATGGCAACGTCTCGCCCCTTCAGTGAGGCGTCGGCTTTCTGAGCACACAGCCCAGCAGGGGCAGGCAGAACATGAAGCTCCGACTCGGGAATAGCGAGAAGCCTGGGAGTTTTCAATTTGGCTTGTCAATTGGAACTCGTGGAGAGTGATCGTGCTGTATCAGTACATGCCTAACATGAAGCTTTGACAGTTTTAGTTCAAATTTACAGTCATCCAAGATTTTTGCCAACCAAGGAGCCAAGTTGCCTTTAATTGCAATTGCAGTAGAATCCTctcaaaaatgaacaaaaggctcaagaagggaaaaaaaagaataaataattaattatcaCCCTAGCTACCAAACGGGTAACCCCTCGAGTGGCTGGGAGTAATTGTGTGTTAGGACTTGTTGGCGAGGGATTGGGAGAGGTTAGAGCAGCTACTACAAACAATTGACGTGAGCGTCCGTACTTGTATGAAGCCAGCTCTGGAAGGTCAAGCTGCATTTCTGGACATCAAACGGGAAGTTGTAGATGTTGAGCGTGCAGGCGGTGACCACCTGGATCGGTTTGTAGTTGCGCACCAGCCCGTCGTGGGTCACGTACACGTACGGTATGTCTGGAGACTTCCCCACGTCGACACTGTTTTGACGGCAAATGACGACGATATTGCTGGAAAGTGCGGGAGAATCGACAAAGAGAATCGGCCTTACAACTCATTGATGAGGATATCCGGCACCCACACATTGGCAGTCGGGAGAGAGACTTGCTTGACCTCGTCAAAGTCTTCGGGATTCCAGACGAGGAATTCATCTGTCCATGACTTGGTGGTTCAAGAATGGGAGAAGCTTAATGGAACCACTACAGAACATTTAATAGCAGCACTGAGAGCAACTTTGCATGTTGTCTGTTTACCTGTCTGTACCACACATACGTTGTCAAGACCTGGTTCTTTTCATCCTGATGAATCATAGAAGAAAATTCCTTTAACGGTGATCTTATATTCAATTTACTATTATAAGCATTTTGAGACAATAGCGCACATCCTCACCACGTTGAGGATGGAGTAAACCATCAAGTCGATGGCCACCAGGGTTGACGTCCGCCAGTCTTTCACGGGTCGAACCCCTTTCTTGTAGCCTGCACTCAAAAACTCAGAGAGGCGCACCAATGTGGCATTGGCGAATCGGCCTGTGCTGCTGCCCAGTTTCTTCCCTGAAATGTTTTGAAACAATCGTCTTATTATAATAAGAACTGTCCTTCCGGAAGACTACAGTAGACAGTTATTAAAATCATTGCGACTTTGTGTTGCTTATGTTTAATAACATTTGCATTGGATGCAATTTATTGCATATATTGTAATAAGTCACTAACCAATAccaatgtaaatatttaaaatgtttgtctcTTCCACACTGTGCAAGAACTCTCAGACTTCAtctgtgtttttctttcctccATGTTTAGTTGTACTTCAACCAGCCAAATAAGACTGCTACAATATCAAATGTCATAAATGAAGACTTCACAGGGATTTAGCACAGCTTTTCAAACAtaagagaattaaaaaaaaataatcattctgTACCTGTGCAAGCTCTTGATGTCCCTTGAACAACAAAGAAGAGAACCAGAGTAGTCCAGGCAGATGTTGGTCTCATTGTGATAGTTCACCTGCGACTTCTCGTCCCGTAATGAAAATCTTGTTAGCGTCGCCCGGCTTGCTAGGGTGAAGCCATCCACTGTAAGAGGCCACTCCTACACGGATCTCTCACACGATGAGCTAAACCCGAGCTGTGTGACCAGATTGTGTGTCAAGACAGTTAATTGAGTAACATATGAATCAGACTAGTGCAAGCTTAGAGCGAGCAGTGGCTTTCTCAGTTGTGTGTTACTGAATCCCAAATTCTGAGGAAATCCTAAATGTGCAGTGTCGCAAAACGACCATcaccaaaaatgttatattcgTAATAAATGTGCTACTCACGGGGATTTTCTATCTGGAAACGTTTGTGCCATCCTTCAGTTTATTTTACCGCTGATTTTGTCTTGGATGCCAGGTCACCAGTCAGTCACAATTCTAAGGGCTAATTTCAAATCTATGAGCTCACACAGTCTTCAGATCTGTTACATAATCGTCATGTAACCTGATTGCAGATAGTgtgaaaattgcattaatatagACCTTTCCACTGGTAGCTTTCTATGGTGCACTTTTGATATTCTCATCCAGACTATTAGGAAGCCACTGGGGAGTTGAGACGCAGCCGTCGCCGACTCCGAATAGGTTTTATTGATCTGTTTTGTGGCGGTGGGATGAAAGTATGAGCACGATCGCAGCGGCGCTGCGTTCTCTCCCCTGAGTATCGTCTCATTATGCAGTACCACTAAGTACATTTCCACTGTTGGGAAATCATTATAACGGATTTTCTCCTGTGATGTCTCTCTCGTCTCGGTGCTATATAGTCGCATTACACCAAAGAGCACAAGGAAACACAAATTGACAATGAcagtaatgttttatttagaaGCACAAGTAGTCCAACACTCAGGCAGGTTATAAGCAAGTTTGACAAACTTACTTGGAGAACAAAGTGGAGAAAATTGTTACGGATATTCTGTTATTTTCACTTCTTGTAATGCATACCCAAATCTCCTGGGATCTCCAAACAACACAAAGAAGACGAGCTTTACAAAAtcggtgctgttggcttctatTCTCGTACTAGCGTTCCAACACTGTTTTTGGCCTGAAAATGTTGTAGCATAAAGAATCTCACGAAAATGGTAAACAAGAAGATCATCACGGAATAAGCAAGGCACCCGATGCGTCGTCAGGCGAAGCTCCAGCTGGCCCAGAACAGCAGCAGTGTCCCGGCATACACGGCCAGAACAATCAGGTAGAGGCGGAAGAGGAAGCGGTCGAGCTTTGAGCAGAGTGCCAGCCAATCAGCCTGCGCCCAACACTCTGTGTCCCCCTGGGAAAAGGCCAGACGGATGGAGACCAGCTCCCTTAGGAGCCGCTCCAGGCTGGATGGATTTTCCTGGATGTTGGTCAGCGATTCCAGGTCCTCTTCCAGGGAGGCCTCAAACTCCAAATCTAGGAACAAGATCAAAAAAGGCGAACAGCATCTTTTTGAGACATGGACTCAAATCAGCCTTGTAAAACTCAACTTAATCCTTCTTTTCGCCCAGACTTAACTAACCCTGGCCAATATTGCCCCAAAGTACCAAAACTTCCACTTTCTATCTCCACCCTCATCTTGAATTATCATGTGGTTCAATGCCCACACCACGGACTGCACTACTTCAGTAGTGGCAACCATGCTTGAGTCCTCACTTCCTTCAAGGCCATCAAAAATGTGGCGACCACTCTTTAGTTCTGGCACACCTCACCCAAACCCTCCCTATGTCCAAGTACTGCACCGCGGATTTTCTCTACCGTAGTTTTTCCTCAGACCTTGCCTTGATCTCCGTAAGCACGGTTCCTGTTGAAACGAGCCACAAAATCAAACCTGAAAATATTTTCCCTGAACTTCACCTTCAGAATGGTTGAGCTGGTCGAGGGTTCTGGTGGAGGTCACGGTGCTCTCAGCTAGGCCGTACTTGTCCAGCAGACAGGCCGACACGGACATTTCCCGTACCTCCTTTTCGCTGTGGTGGAGCAGCTTCACCACCAGGATGGACTTGATCAGGCTGAGCATGAGCAGCGCCATGCACACGGCGAAGAACACACCTTTTGGCACAAAGTTAAAGGAATGACTGTCTAGAACGGCCTACAGAACACAAAGTCATCGTTTTCCTTCCTGCCTATAAGTGGGGTGGTGACAGCGGTGGCGGGCAGCTCATCCATCAGGTTGACTCTGAAGAGGGTGTAGCCCAGCAGCGTGCTGATTTTGAAGCCGATGCGGGTGCCGCTGCTCGCAGGCAGGTAGAAGCTCATCACGTCCACTAGCATGAGGAAGATGCTGGGGATAAGGAGGCCCACCACGTACAGCAGGGGGCGTCTTCGGATCAACACCTGCACCACAAAGTCAGGATGACTCAGCTAGGAACACGTTCACCGCTACAATTTGGGCACAGGAGGTTACCCTGGGAAGTGTTATTTGTTCAAGGCTAAGTGACATTTCTGACTGCTTGGCTGTAGAAGCCctataaagagaaaaaaaaataacacttttggtTTTAAGTCAAAGCGGGAACAGAAACAGAAATGAAGAAGAGGAAAGATAGGGATTATAAATTTAAAGTTgtaattgggttattttctggtgtttaaatttttaatatcatttattttctgtaCAATTTATCATGTTCAGGGTCACGGGCAAACTGGAGACGATTCCAATTGACTTCAGGCAACAATAGGCCGACtaaaccctggactggttgtcaGTCAGTCACAGTGCAGAGAGAAAAAGACCATTCACTCTCACATTCACTTTGGACTCATGCTGCCTCCACCAAAGTCAGGCGGCAACATTTGGATTATTAAGACTGTAAGGTTAACCCTCAGTTCTAACAATTCAGTTAtttcaacaaaacatttaaatatttttttcgcagtgctgttaaaaacaaaaaatcgtaAAAGCAGATTTATTGGCTCAGACTTGATTTGGCTGGTGCATTTAATGAAAGATCCATTTAGAGCTAATATGTAATATCATCCATCGAAGCTGTGCAGTGTCACGTTAAATGTGTTTTGGGTAAAGGTCATGCAGCACTACAATCATTTGCAGATGATACTGTTTTAAGACGAATGACTTGGTTTAAAAACGGATCCGTAAAATACTCAGTGATCCATGAAGTTGTCTTTCATCAAACAGCCCTGGGCTCTTTTGAGCTGCATGAATAGTGGCCATCGCAGCACTCGCTCCACCTGCAAAAGGGCTATGGGGCCATTTGCCTCGCCGCTAACAAGACGTCCATTGATCAGTCAGCCCACTGAGACAGTCTCATTATGGTCCCTCGCCTTTTCCCTGTCTATCAGAGACTCCCTTCTTCTTGCCACCCACAAACAGCCTAAGCCTCATCATTTGGCATTAGCTCGCTAGACCAATCCATGAAGGTCACGGCCAATCGCTTTACACTTAACAGTTGCTCTATGTGCACTCTCTGCAGTGGAAAAAGTACATTGTTGTAACTTGCAGGGATATATTGACTCAAAAGTGCATGTTTAAAGTCCTTGGTTGTCAGCTCATTTGTTTGACGGTCAACATTAGGCAGAAGAAGTAACTTGCTTTGACAGGGTAGATATAGCTGATCTGTCCGTGAAATGTAGGCCTAATACGTCATCAACTATGCCAGCATCGTGTATTGATGTGGTTGGACAGCACTAATGTCAATGTTTCTCTTTTGATTGATTCGCACACAATTGTATCGTTTTCATTGGCAACATTTCAGTTACTCTGTGTGATTCCAAATACGCATTCTAGCAGATACATGGTTGCAAGTTTGACGTACATGGAAGCAGACGTGGGCGTAGTCAGCGTGGTCCTGCTGGAGGCGCCAGTAGCGTGACGGTATGGACAGCAGCTCCCACTCGCCGTCATTCATGAACTCCTTCTGATCGTTAGCAATGGCCTCTGCGCTCCGCCACAGGGCCAAGTCGATTTCCTTCACTGAAGAAGAGGAGGCAATGAACAGTGAAGATGAAACAGAGGGGAGGAGACCATTGATCAAACACTGGCAAATGATACACATGCTGGttgctttgttttcttctttatatttcatgtaatttcacaggtgtcaaactcaaggcccgggggccagatccGGCCGGCCACATGCTTATATGTGGCCCGCAAAAGCAAATCATATCTGTCAACTTCCATGTCAGAATCTGTgcaaaaatttccatttgtcatattaataaataataaagttcgagattttgcatgattttttttgttaccctTTTTACACTATCAATGATTATCCTTGATAATCCGCACACAGTCTGGTAACACTTGTCTGCCCTCTCTGCccgagtgctttttttttttaagccttttttctttctagtCCACACCACTTTTGGACCTGACAGCTAGAGAGCCCACCTGAGTGGAGCCAGCTGCGGAATGTGAGACTGCAGTTCTGCTTGTCGAAGGGGAAGGCATACATCTCCAGGCTGCAGGCCAGGACCACCTGCATGGGCCGGTAGTTCTTCACGCAGCCCGACGAGTTGACGTAGACGTACGGAATCGGCGGCGACCTGCCCTCGTTCACGCTGGAGGATAAACCGCAAAAGAAGTAAGGTGAGAGCCTGATACTGGTCCAAAATTTGATCCGGTTGGTTATGTAAGTGTGCACCCGGTTGGGCAGGCCTCGTGGTCAAATGTTTGTCATATTGTAGAAGTAGCAAGACAAAATTATAACACTGTATACTAACATTGTATAATAACTTCTTCACTGTCATTTACTGTAGTGCTACAATGCatctttatttctattttaataATACTGTATGGTCATCGTTACTGATGTAGACCTACAGTTCATTGACGATAATATCCGGTATCCAGATGGCGTCAGATGACAGTGAAATCTCGTTGATGCCATCAAATTCGTCCGGGTCCCAAACCAGAAACTCGTCAGTCCAGATCTGAACAACCACGATGACAATTTAT containing:
- the htr3b gene encoding 5-hydroxytryptamine receptor 3B; this translates as MSVIWLLLLLLSVNMSESVPEKPKRSALNQLTRTLLRKYDCGVRPVHNWTSATTVFVDFILQSVLDVDSKTQSITTSIWYRQIWTDEFLVWDPDEFDGINEISLSSDAIWIPDIIVNELVNEGRSPPIPYVYVNSSGCVKNYRPMQVVLACSLEMYAFPFDKQNCSLTFRSWLHSVKEIDLALWRSAEAIANDQKEFMNDGEWELLSIPSRYWRLQQDHADYAHVCFHVLIRRRPLLYVVGLLIPSIFLMLVDVMSFYLPASSGTRIGFKISTLLGYTLFRVNLMDELPATAVTTPLIGVFFAVCMALLMLSLIKSILVVKLLHHSEKEVREMSVSACLLDKYGLAESTVTSTRTLDQLNHSEDLEFEASLEEDLESLTNIQENPSSLERLLRELVSIRLAFSQGDTECWAQADWLALCSKLDRFLFRLYLIVLAVYAGTLLLFWASWSFA
- the htr3a gene encoding 5-hydroxytryptamine receptor 3A, which codes for MRPTSAWTTLVLFFVVQGTSRACTGKKLGSSTGRFANATLVRLSEFLSAGYKKGVRPVKDWRTSTLVAIDLMVYSILNVDEKNQVLTTYVWYRQSWTDEFLVWNPEDFDEVKQVSLPTANVWVPDILINEFVDVGKSPDIPYVYVTHDGLVRNYKPIQVVTACTLNIYNFPFDVQKCSLTFQSWLHTIDDINITLMRSPEELREDKSVFMNQGEWELLHILSNYKIFSVDNDDYYAEMKFHVVIRRRPLFYTVNLLLPSIFLMVMDIVGFYLPPDSGERVSFKITLLLGYSVFLIIVSDTLPATAIGTPLIGVYFVVCMALLVISLTETVLIVRLVHKQDLQPPVPHWLRYLILERAPALFCIHKKHRLCSRLSSQGSDMDDYKDNNYGAVQCPLHHTCEIGRQHEREATLLGRGLPPSRDPSPPVVSNILQEVTAIRNFLEKRDRGNEVAKEWLQVGYVLDVLLFRVYLVAVVAYSITLGTLWSVWQVA